A region from the Gemmatimonadota bacterium genome encodes:
- a CDS encoding beta-propeller fold lactonase family protein, with product MADSPSGRTVVFVSLTGDEQVKAYDQDRETGALTLRSTSDAHGPSGALCLHPAGNLMYNAHVESTTLASYRLDTDSGELSLVNKVDTGIEIPAHLVTDRRARFLLTVYYGGGGITVHRLGGDGAIGELVQYINTGEKAHAVCLAVEDRYVIVPHVCPTNKTNQFRFDAETGQLTPNAPPVLSPPDDETGPRHICFRPGGDVAYIVNEQGNTVTAHHFDADHGTLEIFQNVSTLPEDWAEGGATAHVEVHQNGKWAYASNRGHDSIVGYDVAADGALSAFGHVSVPASPRSFNVDPDGRFLYCAGEAAGVMTAYRVDLSDGSLHPLRDYNVGDKPFWVMATTLG from the coding sequence GCGGTCCACCAGCGACGCCCACGGTCCGTCCGGGGCGCTGTGCCTGCATCCGGCGGGCAATCTCATGTACAACGCCCACGTGGAATCCACCACGCTCGCGTCCTACCGGCTGGACACGGACTCCGGCGAACTCTCCCTCGTCAACAAGGTGGATACGGGCATCGAGATCCCCGCGCACCTCGTTACCGACCGTCGCGCCCGGTTCCTGCTGACGGTATACTACGGGGGCGGCGGCATCACCGTGCACCGGCTGGGAGGGGACGGCGCGATCGGCGAGCTTGTGCAGTATATCAACACGGGCGAGAAGGCTCATGCCGTCTGCCTGGCGGTCGAGGACCGGTACGTGATCGTCCCCCACGTCTGTCCCACCAACAAGACCAATCAGTTTCGATTCGACGCGGAAACGGGCCAGCTGACCCCTAACGCACCCCCGGTACTGAGTCCTCCGGACGATGAAACGGGCCCCCGCCATATCTGCTTCCGGCCCGGCGGTGACGTGGCGTACATCGTCAACGAACAGGGCAATACGGTGACGGCCCACCACTTCGACGCGGATCACGGAACCCTCGAGATCTTCCAGAACGTATCGACCCTGCCCGAAGACTGGGCGGAGGGTGGGGCTACTGCCCACGTGGAAGTGCACCAGAACGGGAAGTGGGCCTATGCCTCCAACCGGGGGCATGACAGCATCGTGGGATACGACGTTGCGGCCGACGGCGCGCTGAGCGCCTTCGGGCACGTTTCGGTTCCGGCCAGTCCACGGTCCTTCAACGTCGATCCGGATGGCCGGTTTCTCTATTGTGCCGGTGAAGCCGCGGGCGTGATGACGGCCTATCGCGTGGACCTCTCCGACGGAAGCCTGCATCCGCTACGGGATTATAACGTAGGTGACAAGCCATTCTGGGTAATGGCGACCACTCTGGGCTAA
- a CDS encoding HlyD family efflux transporter periplasmic adaptor subunit: protein MSDKRQNGEASKGLVGMFTAERQREQDNTMDRRIEKKRFTPRRIALGGLAAAVIAFGAYALLSVNPSSLNVDAEKLTLAPVTHGPFLEYIVEQGAVMPLTTIYLDAVEGGRVEEVYVEQGSHVEEGTPILRLSNANLQLSVMQREAELFREVNRLRETRVTMEQRRLSMRAGLVETEYWLRQAEREHARQDEMFKAELTSRQDYDEAKDNLEYLTRRRDVTVETLHQDSLFQTIQIQQLEESIDRLRLNLELIKQNEENLTIRAPITGLLSSLIAEVGESKPGGDRLGQIDVEDEFKVRAAIDEHYIARIRSGQSGSFDFAGGTYDLVISRVYPEVIEGQFEADMVFPEGMPEGLRRGQTLQVRIALGELADAMQVPRGGFYQKTGGRWIYVLDPTGEFAVRREIRLGRQNSQYFEVLEGLEEGETVITSMYDNFGDMERLVLQ, encoded by the coding sequence ATGAGCGACAAGCGTCAAAACGGCGAAGCATCCAAGGGCCTGGTGGGCATGTTCACCGCCGAAAGGCAGCGTGAGCAGGACAACACCATGGACCGCCGGATCGAGAAGAAGCGCTTCACGCCGCGCCGGATCGCCTTAGGCGGCCTGGCGGCAGCGGTGATCGCCTTCGGGGCCTACGCGCTGCTCAGCGTCAATCCGTCCTCGCTGAACGTGGACGCCGAGAAGCTGACCCTGGCCCCGGTGACCCACGGCCCCTTCCTCGAATACATCGTGGAGCAGGGCGCGGTGATGCCGCTTACGACGATCTACCTGGACGCCGTGGAAGGCGGGCGGGTGGAAGAGGTCTACGTGGAGCAGGGCTCCCACGTCGAGGAAGGCACGCCCATCCTGCGGCTGTCCAACGCCAACCTGCAGCTCAGCGTCATGCAGCGGGAAGCCGAGCTCTTCCGCGAGGTGAACCGGCTCCGGGAGACGCGGGTGACCATGGAGCAGCGTCGCCTGAGCATGCGCGCCGGACTGGTGGAGACCGAATACTGGCTTCGCCAGGCCGAGCGGGAGCATGCGCGCCAGGACGAGATGTTCAAGGCGGAACTGACCTCGCGGCAGGACTACGACGAGGCAAAGGACAACCTGGAGTACCTTACGCGCAGGCGGGACGTCACCGTCGAGACACTGCACCAGGACTCGCTTTTCCAGACGATCCAGATCCAGCAGCTCGAGGAATCGATCGACCGGCTGCGCCTGAACCTGGAACTCATCAAGCAGAACGAGGAGAACCTGACGATCCGCGCGCCGATCACGGGACTCCTGTCCTCGCTCATCGCCGAAGTGGGCGAGTCCAAGCCCGGCGGTGACCGGCTGGGACAGATCGACGTGGAGGACGAGTTCAAGGTGCGCGCGGCCATCGACGAGCACTACATCGCCCGCATCCGCTCCGGCCAGTCCGGGTCCTTCGATTTCGCGGGCGGGACCTACGACCTGGTGATCAGCCGGGTGTACCCCGAGGTGATCGAGGGGCAGTTCGAGGCGGACATGGTGTTCCCCGAAGGCATGCCCGAGGGGCTCCGCCGCGGCCAGACGCTGCAGGTGCGCATCGCGCTGGGCGAACTGGCCGACGCCATGCAGGTGCCCCGGGGCGGTTTCTACCAGAAGACGGGCGGGCGCTGGATCTATGTGCTGGACCCCACGGGCGAGTTCGCCGTGCGGCGGGAGATCCGGCTCGGCCGGCAGAACAGCCAGTACTTCGAAGTCCTCGAAGGCTTAGAAGAGGGCGAAACGGTCATCACGTCCATGTACGACAACTTCGGCGACATGGAAAGATTGGTCTTGCAGTAA
- a CDS encoding ABC transporter ATP-binding protein, whose translation MIRTEHLKKLYATEEVETTALNDVTMAVDQGEFVAIMGPSGCGKSTLLNILGLLDNPSGGEYHFLDQEVSGHSERQRANLRKANIGFVFQSFNLIDELTVYENIELPLIYLGTSKQERKERVDAAMEHMQIPHRRNHFPQQLSGGQQQRVAVARAVIGNPKLILADEPTGNLDSANGAEVMELLSGLNEAGTTIIMVTHDQTLADHAHRIIRLFDGRIVQEAAA comes from the coding sequence ATGATCAGGACCGAGCATCTCAAGAAACTCTACGCGACCGAAGAGGTGGAGACGACGGCGCTGAACGACGTGACCATGGCCGTGGACCAGGGCGAGTTCGTGGCGATCATGGGCCCCTCGGGCTGCGGCAAGTCCACCCTGCTCAACATCCTCGGCCTCCTCGACAACCCTTCGGGCGGGGAATACCATTTCCTGGACCAGGAAGTGTCCGGCCACTCCGAGCGGCAGCGGGCCAACCTGCGCAAGGCCAACATCGGCTTCGTCTTCCAGAGCTTCAACCTGATCGACGAACTGACCGTGTACGAGAACATCGAACTGCCGCTGATCTATCTGGGCACCTCGAAGCAGGAGCGCAAGGAGCGGGTGGACGCGGCCATGGAGCACATGCAGATCCCCCACCGCCGGAACCACTTCCCGCAGCAGCTCTCCGGCGGCCAGCAGCAGCGCGTGGCCGTGGCGCGGGCGGTCATCGGCAACCCCAAACTGATCCTGGCCGATGAGCCGACGGGTAACCTGGACTCGGCCAACGGCGCCGAGGTGATGGAACTGCTGAGCGGCCTCAACGAGGCGGGCACGACCATCATCATGGTGACCCACGACCAGACGCTGGCCGACCACGCCCACCGGATCATCCGTCTCTTCGACGGGCGCATCGTGCAGGAAGCCGCGGCGTAA